The Montipora foliosa isolate CH-2021 chromosome 6, ASM3666993v2, whole genome shotgun sequence genome includes the window TCTGACCCTGGAAGCTGGTCACTGTAAGAAGCGTTTGACACAGTTAGCAGGACAGTTAGAAGAAGCATGCTCAAGTGGAGAGAAAAGGAAGATACCGGAGAAGCACAAAGAAATGGTTGAAGCTGTTGAGTCCATGGACATTATGGAGAGCATGGCCGAGGTTGATAGACGACACACTAACAATCCAATGTTCAAGGTTTTCCGTCAGTATATGTGCATGGTTCTGGAGATGATGACGTTCACACGGGCAGTTCGAACAGCCAACTGGAACCTTCATTTACAATCCCTTGAGATATTTACGCGGTACTTCTTTGCACACGATCGCATGAACTATGCACGGATGATTCCTTTATATCTTGCTGAGATGAAGTCTCTAAAAACCACTGACCCTGACATTGAGGCAGAATTCCAGAATGGAAACTGGGTGgtaaacaaaaatgaaatggTACCATTCTGTGCTCTTGGTGCTGACAACGCCCTGGAGCACGTCAATCGCTCCATGAAAAGTTAGCGGaggctcttaacatgtaataatctATATATACATCTAGGGACGTATCAGTTGCCAAAGTTGGCAACTTTAGTGAAACCAGAGACAGTTTTTGGGCGTGTTTCGCCagagcctcgtttccatgctagtTTCGTCATGTGACACTAAAGAGAAACAAGTAGTCGATAACATCTTTGaagtaattaaattaaattttgaagcaatttcattcaaacaatgaaagtctattgctatttttatcttatagcctcgtttccatgtttgtaaaaagtaaaaagtaaagtggtgcatttatacagcgcccttatcacaacgtctcaaaggcgctttacaatgatcaatttacccccagcggactggaagcatatacaggcgcaaattgcagccgcttctaagcagtccatgcatgctggtactcattttaccgacctcggaaggatggaaaggtgagtgaactttagcgggaaagaaggtcgccaaatattccagtctcggcagaaccgggaatggaacccgggaccttagggttggaaggcagagatcttaccactgcgccaacccctccgcttaGTCACGTGACCATGCTGAGGAACCGGGTggtgtaaaatatttttaaagtaacTGAGATACACAAACTCTACAAGTTTGGAGCAATTTTAGTTAAACAGTGTTAAGTTATAGAGGTCTTTGTTCCagagcctcgttttcatgttggAGATTTATGTCGTATTTTGAAATCCCAATAAAACAGCTCGGTGTTAGTTTCAAGAGTGCCACCAaaatttttcatgtcatttaagATCCCAGTAACACAACAAGATGAGCGAATTACTTGCAGCCTGACATTCCCACGGGATTACACTTGCTCCCAGACTAGAAACATTaagtagcattggagtcaaatttatacttagtttcaaaacttttttgcaatcctctcttaaaattaagacttattttctttattttattgcctcgctcttgtaaaagtaactagtgttgtaaaatatgagaatggagggcaggtaagtgacttatccaagttgccgaatgagtgggatgcgggcatgaaaagaacttaagcttatttctcactttcaaatgattccaataaaacaaacagacgatttcctcattcaacaggagcaacataagccatcttcgcagaaggaattatcattctgcccttgcaaagatgtttacccgtcgttttccttctcagtgcacagttttTCCCCAAGAGGTTTACCAACGCAGAGACCATCGCgactaataacattacgaacttcgtccttttgctctagcgctcgaatgcaaggtaaaattctcctggtttgaactatagttttttggtttgaaaagacacatggaagattagtctttcaggaagctctcttcaaaatttaaaccttatcaaagtagagttgtccttatcatcgcaaaataaaaacaaacacagagaatttaaattgccgccattttgccgcgctgttgtttctattgcaaatttaattggtaccagtccctcgcgcgtggaaacgattcgcgcgtggctcaagcctgcgcactcattttgccgcggtgtcggCAAATTCCCACTGTCACGTATGTTGTGCGATGGAAAAAATGCGAAACTTTCACGTGAAATATCTCCAGTTTTCTTTGGTGAAATGtcttcaaattttgcagagcgGTAATTACTGTTTACGTTTCCCGTCTGCTAATTCATCAAGAGATTTTGTAAGACATTTTTTAAGTGGAGCTAAAAAACACAAATTCACTCAAAGCGACGAAACTACCTTTGTAACCCCTATTTTTTGGCCTCCAGAAGATTTCTCTGGACAGTTGTCATGTAATGCCAAAGTTTAGGAAATTTTCACCGAAAGAAATGgaagaaaagcaaaataaacactGAAAACAACCTATCTTTAGAGAGTTATAATTCCAGGTAAAACTCCGTTAATTTAACAATGATGGTTGAAAAGAGTAGTTGTGTCTTTTAGAAGTCTATTTCGATAGACTTGAGAGAGATGTGATTAAGAGGAATGCGAAAATTCCCGTTGATAGTGAATACTAGAGCGCACCAAATGAACAGCGAAAAACCATACGGAGCCATTAAATACTAAAAGCAGTTAATGATACGAGCTAATTTCGAGGAATGTGTGACTAACCCAAAAAAGAGTCCTTCCGTTCGCTTTCTTAAGTTCGccacttctttttttctttaattcgtACCGTATACCAACTTTACGAAAAACTCTGAACTACATTTATGAAAATGATATGACAGTTCTAAAGGCAACCCCCACTCCGActaatgaataattttaaaccgaGCAAAATAATGCTTGCAATCAAATTTGATcgacaattttcttcaaaaaagtgtttgtattgaagaaaaaatgaattttagagTCACTTATTTCCGTGGGAGCCGCGATCTTGAGTAATTGTGACGTAAATCAGGTTACCCCCATTGTGTTCATGGAAAGAACAATGGGGCAACCACGACTCGTcagaattattcaagatggcggtgcccgggaaatttgaaaaccaaaacaagtgtTTTCGAAATTCATTTCAGTATTtcgatacaaacgctttcattggaaaaagttcgaAACATTTTTACTGTAAACATCATATTATGTTGTTTATAGTTATTTCCTTGTTTTAGCGGAGGTTCCCTTAAACCGGACTATGGAAAATATCAAGCCTTGGTGCTCTCCATCTCCACTGCATCTTTTCCCTTTATATTTTCAGTTATACGCCTTTTTCCCCAGCACGGTATCCCATAATCATCTTCCGCCGCCTCTGCCTCTTCAATGGTTTGGTGCATAGGCGCGAACAGCGTCTCGGGAATCCAATACATCAAAATCCCAGCGAGCAACGCAACAGCAGCAAAAATGGTGACCGGGAAGGTAATGCTAAGACCAGTAAATTGTCCCtgtgaaaaaaaggaacaaatatgtacatgtattgccATTTTGTGATTCGATCGATGACCGACGATATTCTATGAATTTCTAGTGTTGTCATTCGCGTCGCTTGGAGAGGGCGTATAAGTAAGTGTACCTTAAAACTCTTTTCCATTACTCACCatcaaagcaatgtatggtgctAATATTCCACCAATACGAGCACTCATGGAAGCTGTTCCTTGGCCAGTGTTTCTAAAGGGaaaaaagtatgaaaaaagGCCGTCGTGTCTTCTCATTAGACTAGACTGTCGCAGTCCCCTCTGAGTCGAACCGCCCGCTTTAATCACGCAAGCATACAAGGGGAGAATGGTGATAGATAGAGATATGCATCTCCCTCTATCACCATTTTCCAATCAGCTCGGCTGCGTGACTGACTATATGAAGCGGGCGGTGCGactgactcagaagggactgcgagTAGTCTATAATCAGACCTTTTTCATCTCTAATAACCTTCGTTTTGCTCGGCAACAGTGACTGTGTTAAGAGTTCTTAAAGCGACACCAAcctcaaacattttttctttgcCGTGATCAGTTCTATTCAGCTACTGCAAAACGAATCTGCCGTTTTCACTTCGAAATTCCAAATATAGTGCGTCGTAAAATTCAACAAAACCTTAAGTCATTTGTCCTACGGCCGAGCTGGTGTGAAGCATGGGCCTGTTCTTGAGATGACATTACAAACTGATTTGCATCTCAAAAATTCTCTGCAAAACAGCTTATGACGTCATCTCAGGGATATATCCATGGCTTTCACCacagttaatagaggggaatggttatgaaacccgacaaatatctttgttgtaggtttttgttctcttttttggccttgaccgtgcacaaaacacaatagctgtttactccgtactgaggaactaacaaGTAGAAACGTGTTgcttacgtaattcatgcatagtgtatgagcgcaaaacaaaagattgttgcatggtcgtggactttccaacctaaatcttggcatctttgtttgctcctttgatgtttgccgagcttccggCCCAAACCGTAgttccctctattaactatgctctcACCATAAACGACTGTTCAACTTTATGGAACTCATAAGACCTTAGTGGAGAAATCACACCCGGTTAACTTAAAATTCATAATTTATGTTGCTGAATATTTGACTTATCCAGactgaaaattttttttaaaccatcTGAATTTTGGATGTAAAATAAATTATCGTTTTAGTGCTTGCCAAGGGCACCAGCAGGGCATGGAGCAAGCAACATTATTATGGCAAAAAGACAGACATTGCGATTTATTTACACAGTCAAAAGCACACGTTTGTTGTTCTGACCACATGCACATTCAATGAAACTCCTTGCTTAGATAACCGTCATGTTTTAACAGTTTCACAAGGAACCTTGAGACGCAAAAAGGTGCGAAACAATAAAACATGTACAGTTAATCCCCAGTCACTTAGACTTAAGCAACCAACCTCAGAATAGTTGGAAAGATCTCCGACGTCATCAAATAAGTACTGCGCCATGCACAGTCAATTAATAGATACCCAAAGATGGAGAGGGCGGTAGTTGCAACTGAAGATTCTGTAAAAAAAGAAACCGTAAAACAGATGGATAATTACAATATGGGAGCAGGGAAGGCTCAGTGGTGATAGCACTGGCCAGTCACCAAGGCGGCCCGTGCTCGGTTCCCAGATCGAGGCCATTTGTGGGCTGCCTTTTCTCTGCTCTATGAGGTTTTACTCCAGTCTtgccctctccacaaaaaccaacatctTTACTTGAAATGCCAATTCTATGCGGATGCAAGACCTCCCTGGAAAACCTCAAGGTGTGTGGAGCATGCTGGGTAAATTttccaaattattattttatttcattattaaCTAATTATTACCCATGATTAATACCCTAAAGAGTAAAGTGTCCAACTTTGCGCCGCCGTCGATTGATTCGTTTAAAAAATGGGACCATTCAGATCATAACAACATCATGGCTTGTGTGGATTcataatgaatgaatgaatgatttgtatgatttgtttatttcaacttctcgcagtcaagactgaattacaggttgtggtcaagaacagctgcgtaacaataaacataattattacaatttgtactatgcttgtttaaaatatatcgaattttgattaattactaaATACATATTACGAATATTTATAAGTGACGAAATTCCTAAATCGAAATGTGTTGTATGGGACTTTCGCCTCACTTTTATGTCGCAGATTATATGGCTTATCCACCCTCACAGCACagttatgttttataatatgataAAGTGGGTTATTGGGTTGGATGCTTTCAATGCACCTACGACAAGCGTCGGCTCGTCGGGAAACCAATGCAGTTAAATTGGATCTTTTTAGCGCAACATCATAGGAAGATTCAGGGTATATGATCGGCAAAGCTCTCTTTTGAATTCCTTCCAAAGTGTTGGATAGGTAATTAGGGAGATGCGCGAAAGCAACTGATCCATACTCTAATATGGATCGAATTAACGAATTCATAGAGAGGGAAGACACGGGGCGCAGACATTAGATCGAATCCCTGTATCAATTGGTTGAACTGAGATCCTTAACTACTATCACTTACCTTTGTAAGTGAGTAACGCAAGGAAAAATGTTACTCCCACTGAAATCATAAAGATGGCGTGGCAAATGCGGCGTCCAAACCTACGACGAAAAATGAAATCGTGTAATGAAACAATACTCTGGCAGAAGTATCTCGTCTCCGTCGTCTTATCTAAGAGAAAAACGGCACTGAAGATAAAGATGGCGACGACTTTGACTGAGCAATGACGATGATAAGTATGACGAAGATGACATTGAGATGATACCAAATGTTGGCTCCGTTGATTGAGGACTGGACTACCGTGCGAGAGATCGCGGATTGGAACTATCACTCGAGGCTGCTCCTCAaaacggttagactttcaagtcttttcaaATAAGGACTATCagccgtaggccccgtctcgcATCCCTTGCTAGAAATAAAATTACGTACTGTGACTGTAAAGAAAATGATCGACACACTGCTCGCAGCAAGTTAGGAACGTAGTTCGCGGTATCGCGGCCCGgccttgaaattgttcttgaAGGGACGATCATGCAACCGTTTCCACGCACACAATTAACTGTTGACTGAATAACAAGCAGCCTGGCGAAAGCCTCCGAAACAGATGAATAATACATTAATAAACTCTGAGCTGCTTTTGAAAACCTTATCctagctttcgccgatctatGCCATCATTAGGGAATAAGAAAATATTATAGCACTGCGAATTAAATAGCTATGAAGGTGACAATGTAGGTGACCAATAGTAAAACACTTATGAAATgctaataagtaataaatagTAAACAATAGGTATCAGCGTTTGTGACATATTGAAACGCAGAAGGTAAATAATAGGTGCAAAAACAAGGGAAGCAGTAACAAAATAGAGAAAATAATAAAGTAACAAATAATAAAGTCATTAAAATAGGAGATCTGTAAGTTCAGGTCATTCTTCGCGAGAGTTGAGCTCGGGTTTGTACTACTTCGAAAAAACTCCAAAAAGTTGTTTGAGTATTATTcctgaacccccccccccccccccccctctccttcCACCGAGGAGTAGCTGATAGATGCTGATAAATGGTCACTGATAACGGTGGAAAATAACTTGTTCACAGTAATACTAACGTCCTCATATCCAACTTacttcaaaaaaagaaaccacGTTACTGGTATGAGGGCGGTAGTTAGCACTCCCATGATGAGGTAGTTGATGTAGAGATTGCCGACAAGCTGGGAGATAAATATGAACATACCGAAACTGACCAGGGCTACGACGAACctagaaatagacaaaaagttCCATTGACAAATCTCAGGACAACATCGGTATTTTTTGTGGGGGAAAGGAGGGAGGGCATCAACCAATACTAAAGGAGGGAGGGCATCAACCAATACTGCACCACAACATGAAAAATCAACTTCTAATTTAGaccgctttccttttgtcagaactggccggtcaGACCCGTCTGTTTgtgaagaaaatgcaacaattttaaGGAGCAATTGCATGATAATcactcgcattcttctggaggcgTTGTAGAGTTGGTCTTTCCAAATgtccggtctggccggtcagatCCGGCCGGTAAAACTGTGGAGAAACCCTAAACTATGAAGTATGCAGTATGTTCCTTGTTCCCTAAGACATTTTGTCATAGTCCACTTCGGAAAATGTGGGAAAATGCGGGAGGCAGGGTttcctcatggttagagtgctcgactccggatccagggtcctggccgggggcattctgttgtgttcttgggcaagaggtgtataaatgggtaccggcgaaaatgctgggggtaaccctgcgatggactatcatcccatccagggggagtaaaaacactcctagtcgcttcattcTACGGAAAcaggagataagcgccggcctgatggaccTTCCTAGGCTcacaacagagactttacctttttttacctcggaaaataccattatactctttgtttgtcccccgaactttgcataagcattgttttttgttttctcttgggaccattgtgaGTCCAagggaaactggaaacaatgcttacgcaaaatttgggccgggggggggggggggtgggtggacaaagaaagagtttgattttccgaAGCGGCATATTGTTCTCTGTTCTCCGGTTCAAATTAGCCGTGTTCCCTTGTTCCTCAAAACCCCTGAAAGGAACTCAGTATGCTAATTAATAAAACGGCCAAATTATCACCAAACTCGTAGGGGTCATTGTCGGAGCATACTAGCCAGTAATCAGAAGAACATTAGTTCCGACTGATTCGATTTTCCCAAATATGCCTGTAGGTGGCGCTGGCATGGATGACATAGAAGCCATAGAGGTGATGAAGTAAATTATAAGCATTTCGTATACAACATaaggccaaatattttcatCCTACAGTTATTCTCAAAAGTGAAAACCAAACATTCCCGTACCACTGATAACAGATGACCATTGTCCATTTCCTCATCTTTGGAGTACGGAGAAGGTCGATTGGCGTGTATCTCTTAGAGTTCTGTTCTCGTGCTAACTGCTCTCCTCTTATTTTTTCAACAAGAGCGTGCAACGTTTGTttatcaacaggcttctctttCTTGTTACCAAAAGACTCGAGAACCGTCTGCGCCTCGTCAAGTCGGCCATGAGCAATAAGCCATCTTGGAGATTCTGGGATAAACCTACAAACAGGATAGAAAAATATGTAATAAGTTTGAGAAGTCATCGTAACCCTTAGACTAAAGAGGAAGAGAAGGAAAATTCAAAACGGGAGTCGAACTCGGACCTTGCTCAGAGCCAATGGTGCTCAAGCGAGTCGTTAGCCGCTAGGGGAGTTTTATGAAATACTGTAACATCAGGTCAAAAACTACTATTGCCAGTTATGGTTCTTGATGGCTGATTCTCTTGGGAATATAGTTCACGTGACATCACAACTCATTGTTTGAACGGTCCTTTTTACCTAAAAGCTAAAGAAATGACCGTTTCCATCAACATTCttaaaaatttcagttaaatTAAAACGATTAGAACTATGCGacggtagagcattgcaccagcatcgcagagatcatgggttgttggttttcactcacgcgaTCAACagtcatgtttttcaacgaaaacaaaagaaaacgtttgcataataatagagttaaattcccggaggatttggtgggggctccaacatggccgccgtttctttgtttaggggctccaacatggcggtcgtgacgtcatgtgaaaatcgagaattggagccacctgaatttttgagGTGTCTACAAGAGAAAATTGTCCAGATAGGCCTGTGTGAGGATCACGTCTCTCTTTCAAAAACGTTTATATTTACTCATATTTATTGACTGCTTACTTCCAAAACGGGAAGACCACCACAGCAGGAATTGTGACAATCAGGAGAAGCGACCTCCACGTGCGAACGTAATAAACAATTAGGATTAAAAGCATTTGAAAGCCATTGTAGTAAAAATATGTCATGGCTCCAGTTGCTGTTCTTATCTTGGGTCCCACTATCTCCAAGCCGTAAATATAAAGAGACAACATGACCCCTGTCAGTCCAAAGCCGTTGGTGAAACGAAGAACAGCGAACAGAGGAATATTGTGAACGAACGACGACGACACGCCGGAGACAAGCTGCAAAGAAATACGAGAGTTTAGCCCGTGTTTTCGCAAGAAGCTTGGGTGTTTCTATTGGAGGGGGTatggaaaagagagagaaaatttAAAGGAAAGAGGGAAGGGAGGAGTGATGCAGAGAGATAGTAACAGGATGACGGAGGTCGAATGCAAAAGATGGAGAAAGGGAGGTGAGAATGGGAAGGAACGTATGACTAACTTCTCAAAAAACAATTACACAAACTGTAGTGAGAAACATATTTATAACGCattttaacttgacgtttcgtatgataCAACGTAGTCTACATGTTCAGAAGTCACGattgaacatttttttcaaaattatacaCGTGGAAAGAGAGCGACTAGTAACTAGATTAAGAACAATGCTCTtaacaaataaatgtaatataaGCGGTGAGTGGGTTCGAATGGGCAAACGGCAGTAAAATGCTGTTCCATTCGCCACATTAAACACTTCTGGTCAAATGAAAAGCGCCCCAACTTACCATGATAGCGTTGGAGATAAAGATGCATTTCTTTCTGCCCCAGGCGTCTGACACCATCCCGGTCACAAAAGAGCCAAGCAGCATTCCAGCAAAGAAGCAAGACTGAATAGTGGCACCCAGGAATGCGCGATCACAAATAAGGTTCCACTAAggacaaaaatatcaaaaaacaTATTAGCCTAAAGATTTCAAAGCGGTTTTTTCTTCTGTCGAAAGAAGAGCAATTTGGTATGACCTAGCctagaaataagaaaaaataaaagtttaCCACCATACTGCTACTCGTACCTCCGACACAGTGCTGTGATATGGTCCATCAAACTCATACGTCTCACAGCCGCCACAACACTTTTTTGCATCACACGTGACATTTGGCGTGACACAATGAAAGCCAGGTGTACCAAAAGCAAACACTAGCAGCGAGAACTGATTTGCGACGGCAAACACCAAAATGGCGTTTAGACCGAAAAACAGAAAGCGTTGGCATCTTCCAAACGATGGAACGTGTTGGAAAACGCCATCAAAATCGAAATTGTCGTTTTCACCTTTCGATTTTGGGGTCTCAGCCATGGCTCCTAAATCAAGACGAAGAACGAAAtgattaaaaattttaaaaattgaggGAAATAGGACGAAAGTGAGGAGAGAAAGTTTGACACATGTGGGGGTGGGGAGGTAATAGAACGGCGAAGGACAGGGTCGACCGCGGCTGCGGTCTGCACTACGCTGCGGCTGTAGTAACTTAGATTAAAGCAAGCAGAAGTGCTCAATTTTATCCTTCAAACTCAAGGAGGTAATCCGGCCATACTCCCACGGAGATACGTCCAAGGAGGCAAACAAGAAAACGGACTACTTACTTGGTGAATGGTTCTTAAACCCCATTTACTCGTATCTGGATATTTCCGAAAAGGGAGACTTTTCCCTCCGTTTTGCCTCCCGTCCACCGAAAACGAAGGCatttgaaaacgctctccagaCTGTAGATGCTTTAAAACGGAGGTTTATCGTGACGGGTGAAAGCGGAGGTTTTCAAATACGTTGACAACAGAGGCTCGTAAGAACACAGAGAACGCATGCGCACGCATGCTGTAGAGGTTAGCGTCGCGTATTCGCGTGGACAGGAAAATAAGATTCGATTTATATACGCAGAACAAAAACTAACGGACGAATTAACGGACTTTAATTCTAGCCAATTTGCGCAATATCTAATCCCGTTTGTGACTGGTACGTATCCTTTACAACCTATCGGGTCATGTAACGTAAACAAATGTCGTAAACAAATGTTTATTTTGGCGTATTTTATAGAAGAAGGAATGAAAAGCATTTTGCCATCGAAATAACGAGTATGACGAAAATTAACATCCAACAATAAATGAatcacgagaagagaaatttttaGTTGTTCAGGGATTTTTTAAAGCTCTCTTTATCACATACTCTTCCGATAGCAATGCggtgtaaaaaaacaaaagtccGCTCTCATGTTACACTTGTAGGTGGGATGGACCATGGTTTTTCTGATAAACCGGTCTTTTTCCTCAATTATAGCCGTTGCGAATCAAGAATTAGGAATGCCAGAGGACCaactcctttttcatttcaatgtttacttcCTTGATGGCTCTAAACCGTAGAAATTGTTGGAAAGACACAAATAATTTGATCCAATGAATAGGTCACTAGgtattaataaattttgtgtACTTAACACTTCACTGGAAGTGTGACTTTCCATGCAGAAGGTTTGCGGATGAATTATATGAAGTTATTTAAGTctattttattaaacaactAAGGCTTCGAGAAAGTGTGTTGGGATGAGGCAGTACGTACATGACATCTTTTGTTCGATAGCCTATAGGGTAACAATGTTGACCTTCAACCGTATATTTTAAAAACGGGCtatagacgaatccctttggagccaccaaataggtgGTATAAATGTCTATAACAGGCAATTGCTCAAATACGAATAGAATTCAAATACATCTGCTATGAATGCAACTCATTGTCAGGTATTCGGAGACACACTGTACTTACCGGTTGGGGTGTGTTGTTCAACTCGATGCCAAGCTAGTTAATTCGGTTTACTGTTTTGTTGCGCgaattgaaa containing:
- the LOC138008598 gene encoding organic cation transporter protein-like isoform X2 translates to MAETPKSKGENDNFDFDGVFQHVPSFGRCQRFLFFGLNAILVFAVANQFSLLVFAFGTPGFHCVTPNVTCDAKKCCGGCETYEFDGPYHSTVSEWNLICDRAFLGATIQSCFFAGMLLGSFVTGMVSDAWGRKKCIFISNAIMLVSGVSSSFVHNIPLFAVLRFTNGFGLTGVMLSLYIYGLEIVGPKIRTATGAMTYFYYNGFQMLLILIVYYVRTWRSLLLIVTIPAVVVFPFWKFIPESPRWLIAHGRLDEAQTVLESFGNKKEKPVDKQTLHALVEKIRGEQLAREQNSKRYTPIDLLRTPKMRKWTMVICYQWFVVALVSFGMFIFISQLVGNLYINYLIMGVLTTALIPVTWFLFLKFGRRICHAIFMISVGVTFFLALLTYKESSVATTALSIFGYLLIDCAWRSTYLMTSEIFPTILRNTGQGTASMSARIGGILAPYIALMGQFTGLSITFPVTIFAAVALLAGILMYWIPETLFAPMHQTIEEAEAAEDDYGIPCWGKRRITENIKGKDAVEMESTKA
- the LOC138008598 gene encoding organic cation transporter protein-like isoform X1, with amino-acid sequence MGFKNHSPRAMAETPKSKGENDNFDFDGVFQHVPSFGRCQRFLFFGLNAILVFAVANQFSLLVFAFGTPGFHCVTPNVTCDAKKCCGGCETYEFDGPYHSTVSEWNLICDRAFLGATIQSCFFAGMLLGSFVTGMVSDAWGRKKCIFISNAIMLVSGVSSSFVHNIPLFAVLRFTNGFGLTGVMLSLYIYGLEIVGPKIRTATGAMTYFYYNGFQMLLILIVYYVRTWRSLLLIVTIPAVVVFPFWKFIPESPRWLIAHGRLDEAQTVLESFGNKKEKPVDKQTLHALVEKIRGEQLAREQNSKRYTPIDLLRTPKMRKWTMVICYQWFVVALVSFGMFIFISQLVGNLYINYLIMGVLTTALIPVTWFLFLKFGRRICHAIFMISVGVTFFLALLTYKESSVATTALSIFGYLLIDCAWRSTYLMTSEIFPTILRNTGQGTASMSARIGGILAPYIALMGQFTGLSITFPVTIFAAVALLAGILMYWIPETLFAPMHQTIEEAEAAEDDYGIPCWGKRRITENIKGKDAVEMESTKA
- the LOC138008598 gene encoding organic cation transporter protein-like isoform X3, which codes for MPSFSVDGRQNGGKSLPFRKYPDTSKWGLRTIHQWNLICDRAFLGATIQSCFFAGMLLGSFVTGMVSDAWGRKKCIFISNAIMLVSGVSSSFVHNIPLFAVLRFTNGFGLTGVMLSLYIYGLEIVGPKIRTATGAMTYFYYNGFQMLLILIVYYVRTWRSLLLIVTIPAVVVFPFWKFIPESPRWLIAHGRLDEAQTVLESFGNKKEKPVDKQTLHALVEKIRGEQLAREQNSKRYTPIDLLRTPKMRKWTMVICYQWFVVALVSFGMFIFISQLVGNLYINYLIMGVLTTALIPVTWFLFLKFGRRICHAIFMISVGVTFFLALLTYKESSVATTALSIFGYLLIDCAWRSTYLMTSEIFPTILRNTGQGTASMSARIGGILAPYIALMGQFTGLSITFPVTIFAAVALLAGILMYWIPETLFAPMHQTIEEAEAAEDDYGIPCWGKRRITENIKGKDAVEMESTKA